One genomic region from Terriglobus aquaticus encodes:
- a CDS encoding ATP-binding protein — protein MLQVRSLTGRVRLLVLTATLLSLAAAVVRPWLGAAGAVVLALLVSGLVQRRLRAEIEALAQGRPVLDELQPVVALAASREAQARQELQAADDKRLQLEVLLEGMQDGVLGVDSGGRVAWTNAEMGRILDTHGLGAVIRMGRSLAHTLRDPALLELVDRVVEDRAPASLRTSTLLPGRIFDVNAAPLPNGGAVLVLRDVTRAEALERAQREFVANVSHELRTPLTSVRGYSETLLDSGLIAPEAEPWVEIVLKNVDRMSRLTEDLLVLARTEAPDRKPLRRSIAASTLIEDAVRNFTSDSARLTVSGATSTPVLADEIAVQQVLANLLENAAKYGRPSDGSEPRIEVAAEDTGNGMVLFRVRDFGPGIAMEHHSRLFERFYRVDKARSRESGGTGLGLAIARLLIEENGGTITLDSALGRGSEFRFTLPVASSAVGADTADEAF, from the coding sequence TTGCTGCAAGTTCGATCGCTGACCGGTCGCGTACGCCTGCTGGTGCTGACGGCAACCCTGCTGTCATTGGCTGCGGCGGTGGTGCGGCCCTGGCTGGGAGCGGCGGGGGCGGTCGTGCTAGCTCTGCTGGTTAGCGGCCTGGTCCAACGGCGTCTGCGGGCAGAGATTGAAGCCCTGGCGCAGGGACGTCCCGTACTGGACGAACTGCAACCCGTAGTTGCGCTCGCGGCTAGCCGTGAGGCTCAGGCCAGGCAGGAACTGCAAGCCGCCGACGACAAGCGTCTGCAACTGGAAGTCCTGCTGGAGGGCATGCAGGACGGCGTCCTGGGCGTGGACAGCGGCGGACGCGTGGCGTGGACCAATGCGGAGATGGGCCGGATCCTGGACACACACGGGCTGGGTGCGGTCATCCGCATGGGTCGGTCGCTGGCGCATACCTTGCGTGATCCCGCGCTGCTGGAGCTGGTCGATCGTGTCGTAGAGGACCGCGCGCCGGCGAGCCTGCGAACAAGTACGCTGCTGCCGGGCCGGATCTTCGATGTGAATGCCGCGCCCTTGCCGAACGGCGGCGCGGTCCTGGTGTTGCGGGATGTGACCCGCGCTGAGGCGCTGGAGCGGGCGCAGCGCGAGTTCGTCGCGAACGTGTCGCACGAGTTGCGCACGCCGCTCACGTCCGTCCGTGGCTACTCTGAAACCTTGCTCGACAGTGGTTTGATCGCGCCAGAAGCCGAGCCGTGGGTTGAGATCGTCCTGAAGAACGTGGATCGGATGTCGCGGCTGACGGAGGATCTGCTGGTGCTGGCGCGCACGGAGGCTCCGGACCGCAAGCCACTGCGGCGGTCCATCGCTGCGAGCACGTTGATCGAGGATGCCGTGCGCAACTTCACCAGCGATTCCGCTAGACTTACAGTATCGGGTGCAACTTCCACACCGGTGCTGGCGGATGAGATTGCGGTGCAGCAGGTGCTGGCCAACTTGCTGGAGAACGCGGCCAAGTACGGCCGGCCGAGCGACGGTTCTGAGCCTCGGATCGAGGTCGCGGCAGAAGACACGGGCAACGGCATGGTGCTGTTCCGGGTGCGTGACTTTGGGCCGGGCATTGCTATGGAGCACCACAGCCGCTTGTTTGAGCGCTTTTACCGGGTCGACAAGGCCCGCTCGCGCGAGAGCGGCGGGACGGGACTTGGCCTGGCGATCGCCCGCCTCCTCATTGAGGAGAACGGCGGCACTATCACGCTCGACAGCGCTCTTGGACGCGGGTCTGAGTTTCGCTTTACTCTGCCGGTAGCAAGCTCCGCCGTCGGAGCGGACACAGCGGACGAGGC